The following coding sequences are from one Arcobacter nitrofigilis DSM 7299 window:
- a CDS encoding triose-phosphate isomerase, with the protein MIIAANFKTNHTRASAKEYISFVNEYLTKEKDVEVIIFPTATALDNYETNPNLTIGTQNAYSVNKGSFTGEIGTQQLDEFDIKTILIGHSERRHILGESQEEIAKKYAFYKELGYKIVYCIGEPLEVKEQGLEQTLEYIYDQFVGIDTNYENLILAYEPVWAIGTGVTATTEDIKSVHSVIKSKIDKPLLYGGSVKVENVAQICSLDGVDGALIGTASWVKEDFVQILENIKGL; encoded by the coding sequence ATGATTATTGCAGCAAACTTCAAAACAAACCATACAAGAGCTAGTGCAAAAGAGTATATCTCTTTTGTAAATGAGTATTTAACTAAAGAAAAAGATGTGGAAGTAATTATCTTCCCAACAGCTACAGCTTTAGATAACTATGAAACAAATCCTAATTTAACTATTGGGACACAAAATGCCTATAGTGTAAACAAAGGGTCTTTTACAGGTGAAATAGGAACTCAACAACTTGATGAATTTGATATTAAAACTATTTTAATAGGGCATAGTGAGAGAAGACATATTTTAGGTGAATCTCAAGAAGAGATTGCAAAAAAATATGCTTTTTATAAAGAATTAGGATATAAAATAGTTTATTGTATTGGGGAGCCTTTGGAAGTAAAAGAGCAAGGTCTAGAGCAAACTTTAGAGTATATTTATGATCAGTTTGTTGGAATTGACACAAATTATGAAAATCTTATTTTAGCCTATGAGCCAGTTTGGGCAATAGGAACTGGAGTTACTGCTACAACTGAGGATATAAAATCAGTTCATAGTGTAATAAAAAGTAAAATAGACAAACCACTTCTTTATGGGGGAAGTGTAAAAGTAGAAAATGTTGCACAAATTTGTTCACTTGATGGAGTTGATGGGGCATTAATAGGAACAGCTTCTTGGGTGAAAGAGGATTTTGTTCAAATTTTAGAAAATATAAAAGGGTTATAA
- the fabI gene encoding enoyl-ACP reductase FabI, producing the protein MIMNGKKGVILGVANNKSIAYGIAKACAAQGAKIAFTYLNDSLKKRVEPIAAEFDSEDLVYPCDVSNPDEIKALKVSLEKDLGQIDFIVHSIAFAPKEGLSGRFYDITKSAFDVAMDVSVYSLIEVTRELKPLMSENSSILTLTYYGGAKYIPNYNLMGIAKAALEMTTKYLAEDLGKDGIRVNAISAGPIKTLAAAGISDFRFMLKWNEAHSPLKKNVTTDEVGNSGMYLLSDLSSAVTGEIHYVDCGFNVMGMPAVEFNEEGRPTIAWNGTDK; encoded by the coding sequence ATGATAATGAATGGTAAAAAAGGTGTAATTTTAGGTGTTGCAAATAATAAGTCTATCGCTTATGGTATTGCAAAAGCGTGTGCTGCACAAGGTGCGAAAATAGCTTTTACATATTTAAATGATTCTTTGAAAAAAAGAGTTGAGCCAATCGCTGCTGAATTTGATAGTGAAGATTTAGTTTATCCTTGTGATGTATCAAATCCTGATGAAATCAAAGCACTAAAAGTTTCTTTAGAAAAAGACTTAGGTCAAATAGATTTTATCGTTCATTCTATTGCTTTTGCTCCAAAAGAGGGATTGTCTGGGAGATTTTATGATATTACAAAATCAGCTTTTGATGTGGCTATGGATGTATCTGTTTACTCACTTATTGAAGTTACAAGAGAATTAAAACCATTAATGAGTGAAAACTCTTCTATATTAACACTTACATATTATGGTGGAGCAAAATATATTCCAAACTATAATCTTATGGGTATTGCAAAAGCAGCTTTAGAGATGACTACAAAATACCTTGCTGAAGATTTAGGAAAAGATGGAATTAGAGTAAATGCAATAAGTGCTGGTCCTATTAAAACTTTAGCAGCAGCTGGAATTAGTGACTTTAGATTTATGTTAAAATGGAACGAAGCTCACTCACCACTTAAAAAGAATGTAACAACTGATGAAGTTGGAAACTCTGGGATGTATTTGTTATCTGATTTATCAAGTGCAGTTACTGGTGAGATTCATTATGTGGATTGTGGATTTAATGTTATGGGTATGCCAGCAGTTGAGTTCAATGAAGAGGGAAGACCAACAATTGCATGGAACGGAACTGATAAGTAG
- the lysA gene encoding diaminopimelate decarboxylase → MNINFKELANKYKTPYYVYDFDHITSQYNELKDAFRARKSLVAYAVKANSNLSVIKHLANLGAGADCVSIGEVRRALKVGIAPYKIIFSGVGKIDAEIREALSLDILMINVESDAELNRVEMIAKELDKIARISIRVNPNIDPQTHPYISTGLHENKFGVDIDTAKRMYIQCKNSDNLDPVGIHLHIGSQLTQLDPIKESVKIVADLVRNLKAIKIELSFMDIGGGLGIVYDNEKLIDTNEYAQSVLETMFGLDITVVCEPGRFMVGNAGIFITKVLYEKVNGNKRFVIVDGAMNDLIRPALYNAQHKIEVIDKSSDISDCNLVGPICESGDFFAKNIELPKTEHNDLVAIYSAGAYCFTMASNYNTRGRVAEIAVENGKDRLIRKRETFEDIIALEEEFIK, encoded by the coding sequence ATGAATATTAATTTTAAAGAATTAGCAAACAAATATAAAACACCTTATTATGTGTATGATTTTGATCATATTACAAGTCAATATAATGAATTAAAAGATGCTTTTAGAGCTAGAAAATCATTGGTTGCATATGCTGTTAAAGCAAACTCGAATTTATCTGTTATTAAACACCTTGCAAATCTTGGTGCTGGGGCTGATTGTGTATCTATTGGTGAAGTAAGAAGAGCATTAAAAGTTGGAATTGCTCCTTATAAGATTATTTTCTCAGGGGTTGGGAAGATTGATGCTGAGATAAGAGAAGCTCTTAGTTTAGATATTTTGATGATAAATGTTGAAAGTGATGCTGAATTAAATAGAGTAGAGATGATTGCAAAAGAGTTAGATAAAATTGCTCGAATCTCTATTAGAGTTAATCCAAATATTGACCCTCAAACACATCCATATATTTCAACTGGTTTACATGAGAATAAATTTGGAGTTGATATTGATACTGCAAAAAGAATGTATATCCAATGTAAAAACTCTGATAATCTGGACCCTGTTGGAATTCATTTGCATATTGGTTCTCAATTAACTCAATTAGACCCTATAAAAGAGTCTGTAAAAATTGTAGCTGATTTAGTTAGAAACTTAAAAGCTATAAAAATAGAGCTATCTTTTATGGATATTGGTGGAGGGCTTGGTATTGTTTATGATAATGAAAAACTTATTGATACAAATGAGTATGCACAATCAGTATTAGAGACTATGTTTGGACTTGATATCACAGTTGTATGTGAACCAGGTAGATTTATGGTTGGAAATGCTGGAATTTTTATTACAAAAGTGTTATATGAAAAAGTAAATGGTAATAAAAGATTTGTGATAGTTGATGGAGCTATGAATGACTTAATTAGACCAGCTTTATACAACGCTCAACACAAAATTGAAGTTATAGATAAGAGTTCAGATATCTCTGATTGCAATTTAGTTGGACCTATTTGTGAAAGTGGAGACTTTTTTGCAAAAAATATTGAGTTGCCTAAAACTGAGCATAATGATTTAGTGGCTATTTATTCTGCAGGAGCTTATTGTTTTACTATGGCATCAAACTACAATACAAGAGGTAGAGTTGCTGAGATTGCTGTAGAAAATGGTAAAGATAGACTTATAAGAAAAAGAGAAACTTTTGAAGATATAATTGCACTTGAAGAGGAATTTATAAAATAA
- a CDS encoding HAD-IIA family hydrolase — translation MNKAYFIDVQGTLIDDINKDPINGAIEFIDTLNEKNIPYVVITNNTKFKSEDFKKFLNDKGFNIKNYIDPFYILNTVTKEKRVAAFGVDEFLKTMVDLGYVLDYENPKELIVSIKKDYTNEDYASMIEIALRVNSIIGMHDTSIYSKDGRRYPGVGAIMKMIKFATNKDYKVVGKPSIGFFQSAKNIINVDFKDIMIVSDDMIGDLIGAQNLGMSSCLVLSGKIKSEEEILSTLDEKDKPNFVCKDMGGVLNLLNKGEI, via the coding sequence ATGAATAAAGCTTATTTCATTGATGTACAAGGTACATTAATTGATGATATTAATAAAGATCCAATAAATGGTGCAATAGAGTTTATTGATACTTTAAATGAAAAAAATATACCTTATGTTGTAATTACAAACAACACTAAATTTAAAAGCGAAGATTTTAAAAAGTTTTTAAATGACAAAGGATTTAATATAAAAAATTATATTGATCCTTTTTATATCTTAAACACTGTAACAAAAGAAAAAAGAGTTGCAGCATTTGGAGTAGATGAATTTTTAAAAACTATGGTTGATTTGGGTTATGTTTTAGATTATGAAAATCCAAAAGAATTAATAGTCTCTATTAAAAAAGATTACACAAATGAAGATTATGCTTCTATGATAGAGATTGCTTTAAGAGTAAATAGTATAATTGGTATGCATGATACTTCTATATACTCAAAAGATGGAAGAAGATATCCAGGTGTTGGGGCAATTATGAAGATGATAAAATTTGCTACAAATAAAGATTATAAAGTAGTTGGAAAGCCTTCTATTGGATTTTTTCAAAGTGCTAAAAATATTATTAATGTAGATTTTAAAGATATAATGATAGTCTCTGATGATATGATAGGTGATTTAATAGGAGCTCAAAATTTGGGTATGAGTTCTTGTTTAGTATTAAGCGGAAAAATAAAAAGTGAAGAAGAGATACTATCTACTTTAGATGAAAAAGATAAACCTAATTTTGTATGTAAAGATATGGGTGGAGTTTTGAATCTTTTAAATAAAGGTGAAATATGA
- the pheA gene encoding chorismate mutase, whose protein sequence is MSEAGLLELRKKLDAIDDELLELINKRMDLVHEVGLLKAKSGGAIYRPEREKAIIDRLDTLNKGKLNRAAIEAFFLEIFAISRNFELPENIAYLGPEGSFTHQAAEARFGAMSSYISIGSIKGVFREVNTKKARFGVIPIENSSNGIVSDTINCLSTYDLKIIAEVVLNIHHTLATTCDKVKDIKKIYSKDIAFEQCRRFLENFGLDEVEHIPVESTTKAAKLALNEPNSAAICSHVGAKLYNLPILFENIEDKDNNKTRFFIISDFENAQSGNDKTSILVKLPNLQGVLVEFLTDFDKAKINLTKIKSHIVEGDSIFFIDFNGHKDDENVKEIFKKHKESIKFLGSYVKEIDDI, encoded by the coding sequence ATGAGTGAAGCTGGATTATTAGAGTTAAGAAAAAAGTTAGATGCAATTGATGATGAGCTTTTAGAACTTATTAATAAAAGAATGGATTTAGTTCATGAAGTGGGACTTTTAAAAGCAAAAAGTGGTGGGGCAATTTATCGACCTGAGAGAGAAAAAGCTATTATTGATAGACTTGATACTCTAAATAAAGGTAAATTAAATAGAGCTGCAATTGAAGCCTTCTTTTTAGAGATATTTGCAATAAGTAGAAACTTTGAATTACCAGAAAATATTGCATATTTAGGACCTGAAGGAAGTTTTACTCACCAAGCTGCGGAGGCTAGATTTGGGGCGATGAGTTCATATATCTCTATTGGTTCTATAAAAGGCGTATTTAGAGAAGTTAATACAAAAAAAGCAAGATTTGGAGTTATTCCTATTGAAAACTCTTCTAATGGAATAGTATCAGACACAATAAATTGCCTAAGCACTTATGATCTAAAAATTATCGCAGAAGTTGTTCTAAATATACATCATACTCTTGCAACTACTTGTGATAAAGTAAAAGATATTAAAAAGATATATTCAAAAGATATCGCCTTTGAACAATGTAGAAGATTTTTAGAAAATTTTGGACTTGATGAGGTGGAGCATATTCCAGTAGAATCAACAACAAAGGCTGCAAAGTTAGCTCTAAATGAACCAAATAGTGCTGCTATTTGTTCACATGTTGGTGCAAAACTCTATAATCTTCCAATCTTATTTGAAAATATAGAGGACAAAGACAACAATAAAACTAGATTTTTTATTATAAGTGACTTTGAAAATGCTCAAAGTGGAAATGATAAAACCTCTATTTTAGTAAAATTACCAAATCTACAAGGTGTTTTAGTAGAGTTTTTAACTGATTTTGATAAGGCTAAAATCAATTTAACTAAGATAAAATCACATATTGTAGAAGGTGACTCTATCTTTTTTATTGATTTTAACGGTCATAAAGATGATGAAAATGTAAAAGAGATATTTAAAAAACATAAAGAATCTATCAAATTCTTAGGTTCATATGTTAAAGAAATAGACGATATTTAA
- the hisC gene encoding histidinol-phosphate transaminase: protein MKFNEVLENVTTYEAGKPIELVVREYGVNPKDVIKLASNENPYGTSSKVTAKIQELAKNMFVYPDDSMYELKEALGKKFDVDSSNVIIGSGSDQIIEFCVHAKCEKDSKLLMAKTTFAMYEIYGKQTGAKIIKTESHTHDLAQFLALYKEHGADVIFLCLPNNPLGEAVDTKDVYEFLEQIDSETLVVVDGAYQEYAAYKDENKRIVPKDLITKFSNCIYLGTFSKAYALGGMRVGYGIAQPEIIKTLYKLRAPFNITTLTLAAAIEALKDEEFVTACIAKNFEEMTRYEEYAKSRGFEYIPSYTNFITIKMGDKFVSKEVAQKLLEVGIIVRDLTGYGQNAIRITIGTNEQNTKVFSVLDEVLEKLK, encoded by the coding sequence ATGAAATTTAATGAAGTTTTAGAAAATGTTACAACTTATGAAGCTGGAAAACCAATTGAATTAGTTGTTAGAGAGTATGGTGTAAATCCAAAAGATGTTATAAAATTGGCTTCAAATGAGAATCCATATGGAACAAGTTCAAAAGTTACTGCTAAAATTCAAGAGTTAGCAAAAAATATGTTTGTTTATCCAGATGATTCTATGTATGAGTTAAAAGAGGCTTTAGGTAAAAAGTTTGATGTAGACTCATCTAATGTAATTATTGGTTCTGGAAGTGATCAAATTATAGAGTTTTGTGTACATGCAAAATGTGAAAAAGATTCAAAATTACTTATGGCAAAAACAACCTTTGCCATGTATGAGATTTATGGTAAACAAACAGGTGCAAAAATAATAAAAACAGAATCACATACTCATGATTTAGCACAATTTTTAGCTTTATACAAAGAACATGGTGCTGATGTTATATTTTTATGTTTACCAAATAATCCTTTAGGAGAAGCTGTAGATACAAAAGATGTATATGAGTTTTTAGAACAAATTGATAGTGAAACTTTAGTAGTAGTTGATGGAGCTTATCAAGAGTATGCTGCATATAAAGATGAAAATAAAAGAATAGTACCAAAAGATTTAATTACTAAATTCTCAAATTGTATCTATTTAGGTACTTTTTCAAAAGCTTATGCTTTGGGTGGGATGAGAGTTGGATATGGTATTGCACAACCTGAGATTATAAAAACTCTTTATAAATTAAGAGCACCATTTAACATCACAACTTTAACTCTAGCAGCTGCTATTGAAGCTTTAAAAGATGAAGAGTTTGTAACTGCTTGTATTGCTAAAAACTTTGAAGAGATGACAAGATATGAAGAGTATGCTAAATCAAGAGGTTTTGAATATATTCCTTCTTATACAAACTTTATAACTATCAAGATGGGTGATAAGTTTGTATCTAAAGAAGTTGCACAAAAACTTTTAGAAGTGGGTATTATAGTTAGAGATTTAACTGGATATGGACAAAATGCGATAAGAATTACAATTGGTACAAATGAACAAAATACAAAAGTATTTTCTGTGCTGGATGAAGTGTTAGAAAAATTAAAATAG
- the dxs gene encoding 1-deoxy-D-xylulose-5-phosphate synthase: protein MKIKNKSPKELEEISQKIRDRIIDVVSRKGGHFSSTLGAVELTVGMHYVFDSSKDPFIFDVSHQCYPHKLITGRWEEFETIRQFNGLSGFTKPKESDADYFVAGHSSTSLSLAVGAAKAIKLKKEDRVPVVMIGDGSMTAGMVYEALNEIGDLKLPMVIILNDNEMSIAKPIGAISKYLSKLLAGKYYQGFKTKVDKFIKNNMPEGTTYIAKRMEEAMKLITPGILFEEMGVDYIGPIDGHDIKEVIETLEIAKAMKKPVIVHAHTVKGKGYKIAEGQHECWHGVGPFNVEDGAFVKKEAPKSATAVFADALLDLASKHENVVGVTAAMPSGTGIDKLMKEFPERFWDVAIAEQHAITSMAAMAKEGFKPFITIYSTFLQRGFDQIIHDVCLMSMPVVFAIDRAGIVGNDGETHQGAFDISFLRFIPNMILFAPRCNETLKLALEFAYTLKSPSAIRYPRGAFKEVCAPASPFELGKAELLKEGTSNKLFIAYGAGVGRACETEKLHSEDIAILDLRFVKPLDKDTLKELAKKYDDWYIFSDSQKQGGVGSAILEFLNEEKVCVNLTSFEYEDDFIPHGDTKVVEESLGLLPAQLADRVK, encoded by the coding sequence ATGAAAATAAAAAACAAATCGCCAAAAGAATTAGAAGAAATTAGTCAAAAAATTAGAGATAGAATAATAGATGTTGTATCTAGAAAAGGTGGACATTTTTCTTCAACTCTTGGTGCAGTTGAACTCACCGTTGGTATGCATTATGTTTTTGATTCAAGTAAAGATCCCTTTATTTTTGATGTATCTCATCAATGTTATCCCCACAAGCTTATAACTGGTAGATGGGAAGAGTTTGAAACTATTAGACAATTTAATGGTCTTAGTGGTTTTACAAAACCAAAAGAGAGTGATGCTGATTATTTTGTAGCAGGGCATAGTTCTACTTCTCTTTCCCTAGCTGTAGGTGCAGCTAAAGCTATCAAACTAAAAAAAGAAGATAGAGTGCCAGTTGTTATGATTGGTGATGGTTCTATGACTGCTGGAATGGTTTATGAAGCACTAAACGAAATAGGTGATTTAAAACTCCCTATGGTAATTATCTTAAATGATAATGAGATGTCAATAGCAAAACCAATTGGTGCGATTTCTAAGTACTTATCTAAGTTATTAGCTGGAAAATATTATCAAGGTTTTAAAACAAAAGTTGATAAATTTATAAAAAATAATATGCCAGAAGGTACAACATATATAGCTAAAAGAATGGAAGAAGCTATGAAGTTAATCACTCCTGGAATTTTGTTTGAAGAGATGGGTGTTGATTATATTGGACCCATTGATGGACATGATATAAAAGAAGTAATTGAAACTTTAGAAATAGCAAAAGCTATGAAAAAACCAGTTATCGTTCATGCACATACTGTAAAAGGAAAAGGTTATAAAATAGCTGAAGGTCAACATGAGTGTTGGCATGGAGTTGGCCCTTTTAATGTGGAAGATGGAGCATTTGTAAAAAAAGAAGCACCAAAATCAGCAACTGCTGTTTTTGCTGATGCTTTATTAGACCTAGCTTCAAAACATGAAAATGTAGTTGGAGTAACAGCTGCAATGCCAAGTGGTACAGGTATAGATAAACTTATGAAAGAGTTTCCTGAAAGATTTTGGGATGTTGCAATTGCAGAACAACATGCTATTACTTCAATGGCAGCTATGGCAAAAGAGGGATTTAAACCTTTTATTACTATTTATTCTACTTTCTTACAAAGAGGATTTGACCAAATTATTCATGATGTATGTTTGATGAGTATGCCAGTTGTATTTGCTATAGATAGAGCAGGGATAGTTGGAAATGATGGAGAGACACATCAAGGTGCCTTTGATATTTCCTTTTTAAGATTTATTCCAAATATGATTCTATTTGCCCCAAGATGTAATGAAACTTTAAAATTAGCTCTTGAATTTGCTTATACTTTAAAAAGCCCAAGTGCCATTAGATATCCAAGAGGTGCATTTAAAGAAGTATGTGCACCAGCTTCACCTTTTGAATTAGGAAAAGCAGAACTTTTAAAAGAGGGAACTTCAAATAAACTTTTTATAGCTTATGGAGCAGGAGTTGGAAGAGCCTGTGAGACAGAAAAACTTCATAGTGAAGATATTGCAATCTTAGATTTAAGATTTGTAAAACCACTAGATAAAGATACTTTAAAAGAGTTAGCTAAAAAATATGATGATTGGTATATTTTCTCAGACTCACAAAAACAAGGTGGAGTAGGAAGTGCTATTTTAGAGTTTTTAAATGAAGAGAAAGTTTGTGTAAACTTGACAAGCTTTGAATATGAAGATGATTTTATACCGCATGGGGATACGAAAGTGGTGGAGGAGTCGTTAGGCTTGCTACCTGCTCAACTAGCTGATAGAGTAAAATAA
- the maf gene encoding septum formation inhibitor Maf, whose translation MIRLGSKSPTRAKILKAHNIEFIQSGGEFDEDTITTQNPKSFAYQATLGKFDELYKKYGIEEYPLLVSDSVVTANNLLLRKAKDKNDAKRMLELQSGNQTSVISCMKYKSKTLELIDISITTYIFEKFDEKDMQNYLDSNEWMGKAGAIMVEGFCKPYIKEVIGYESTAMGLCVEKLKVFLD comes from the coding sequence TTGATAAGATTAGGTTCAAAATCACCCACTAGAGCTAAGATTCTAAAAGCTCATAATATTGAGTTCATCCAAAGTGGAGGAGAGTTTGATGAAGACACAATCACGACCCAAAACCCAAAAAGTTTCGCCTACCAAGCAACCTTAGGAAAGTTTGATGAACTATACAAAAAATATGGTATAGAAGAATATCCCCTCTTAGTATCTGATTCAGTAGTTACTGCAAATAACCTGCTACTTAGAAAAGCAAAAGACAAAAACGACGCCAAAAGAATGTTAGAACTACAAAGTGGTAACCAAACCTCAGTAATAAGTTGCATGAAATACAAAAGCAAAACCCTAGAACTAATAGACATATCCATCACAACCTACATCTTCGAAAAGTTCGATGAAAAAGATATGCAAAACTACTTAGACTCAAATGAATGGATGGGAAAAGCAGGAGCTATTATGGTGGAGGGATTTTGTAAGCCATATATCAAAGAAGTGATAGGATATGAGAGTACGGCAATGGGACTTTGTGTGGAGAAATTGAAGGTGTTTTTGGATTAA
- a CDS encoding multidrug effflux MFS transporter produces MKQNIKYNLPKGFVFILAMLGSITPLAIDVYLPAFKNIANYFYTSIDEVEITLSVYLLGFSLGQLIGGPLSDRYGRKIFIFTGLCIYITFSLLISQASSIHELWTFRFFQAIGGGFAVVNTNAIIRDIYHGKESARVFSIISMIMMVAPMIAPIIGTTILSFYSWKYIFIFLAIYTFCIIYFITKLPETSPKTKNKNIFKSYGRIFLNKKAILLILAGGFGFSGMFVYITKSSFIYMDYFGVDAKYFTFLFGLNVFTLIIFSRLNMHFLKKYATFTLLRFGVSLQLLSAIGLYTFNEHNTIISVAIFIMIYVGALGFIFANAIALVLEDFGDISATTNSLYGVIGFIIASFVGFLASYFHDDTLSPIFILMATTSTLSFLILLYIKKFKV; encoded by the coding sequence ATGAAACAAAATATTAAATATAACTTACCAAAAGGTTTCGTTTTTATACTTGCAATGTTGGGTTCAATTACTCCTCTTGCTATTGATGTATATCTTCCAGCTTTTAAAAATATTGCAAATTATTTTTATACTTCTATTGATGAAGTTGAAATTACTTTAAGTGTGTACTTATTGGGTTTTTCTCTTGGACAATTAATTGGTGGTCCCTTATCTGATAGATATGGAAGAAAGATTTTTATATTTACAGGTTTATGTATATATATTACTTTTTCTTTATTGATATCCCAAGCTTCATCTATCCATGAACTTTGGACTTTTAGATTTTTTCAAGCTATTGGTGGTGGCTTTGCTGTTGTAAATACAAATGCTATTATTAGAGATATTTACCATGGAAAAGAATCAGCAAGAGTATTTTCTATCATCTCTATGATTATGATGGTGGCACCTATGATTGCCCCTATTATTGGAACTACGATTTTAAGTTTTTATTCGTGGAAGTATATCTTTATATTTTTAGCTATTTATACATTTTGTATAATTTATTTTATTACAAAATTACCAGAGACTTCGCCTAAAACAAAAAACAAAAATATCTTTAAAAGTTATGGAAGAATCTTTTTGAACAAAAAAGCGATACTTCTTATTTTAGCTGGTGGATTTGGTTTTTCTGGGATGTTTGTTTATATTACTAAGTCTTCATTTATTTATATGGATTATTTTGGAGTTGATGCAAAATATTTTACATTTTTGTTTGGACTAAATGTATTTACTTTGATTATTTTTAGTAGATTAAATATGCACTTCTTAAAAAAATATGCAACCTTTACTTTACTTCGTTTTGGAGTATCTTTACAGTTATTAAGTGCCATAGGTTTATACACTTTTAATGAACATAATACCATAATAAGCGTTGCGATTTTTATTATGATATATGTAGGTGCCTTGGGATTTATTTTTGCAAATGCTATTGCTTTGGTTCTTGAAGATTTTGGGGATATAAGTGCTACAACAAACTCTTTATATGGAGTGATAGGTTTTATTATTGCCTCATTTGTTGGATTTTTAGCAAGTTATTTCCATGATGATACTTTAAGCCCAATATTTATTTTGATGGCTACTACTTCTACTTTATCATTTCTAATATTACTATATATAAAAAAATTTAAAGTGTGA
- a CDS encoding DMT family transporter produces MRYYIYLVLAVLFWSGNVVVGRYVSTDISPMELSFFRWFFVVLILSPYTIKNRKRLISIFKQNPLLYLLCGTLGISAYNTFIYLGVEHLTATNTLLINSSIPIFIIILSSILINTKITKLQGFGIFLSTIGVIYLLLKGEYEALMKLEFTRYDLWIILACITWAIYSIYLKFKPKDIKPLEFLSIITFIGVVILFLVCVIFGFKFEYGFLHDDKLLFTLMYVSIFPSVLSFYFWNSATYEVGATKAGQFIHLMPVFGFILAYIFLNESLHPYHIVGIAFIATGIYLSIFFKRVPVVK; encoded by the coding sequence ATGAGATATTATATTTATTTGGTTTTAGCAGTTTTATTTTGGTCTGGAAATGTTGTTGTAGGGAGATATGTTTCTACAGATATTTCACCCATGGAACTATCATTTTTTAGATGGTTTTTTGTGGTATTGATACTTTCACCTTATACTATTAAAAATAGAAAAAGATTAATATCTATATTTAAACAAAATCCACTATTATATTTACTTTGTGGGACCTTGGGTATTAGTGCTTATAATACTTTTATTTATTTGGGAGTAGAGCATTTAACAGCTACAAATACTTTATTAATAAACTCTTCAATTCCTATTTTTATAATTATTTTATCTTCAATATTAATAAATACAAAAATAACAAAACTACAAGGTTTTGGAATATTCCTATCGACTATAGGAGTTATATATTTACTATTAAAAGGTGAATACGAAGCCTTAATGAAATTAGAGTTTACAAGATATGATTTGTGGATTATTTTAGCTTGTATTACTTGGGCTATATATTCTATATATTTGAAGTTTAAACCAAAAGATATAAAGCCTTTAGAGTTTTTATCTATTATTACTTTTATTGGGGTTGTGATACTATTTTTAGTTTGCGTAATATTTGGATTTAAATTTGAGTATGGATTTTTGCATGATGATAAATTATTATTTACTTTAATGTATGTATCAATCTTTCCTTCTGTATTGTCATTTTATTTTTGGAACAGTGCAACATATGAAGTTGGAGCTACAAAGGCTGGTCAATTTATTCATCTGATGCCAGTTTTTGGATTTATTTTGGCATACATATTTTTAAATGAGTCTTTACATCCTTATCATATTGTAGGAATTGCTTTTATTGCTACAGGTATTTATTTATCAATCTTTTTTAAAAGGGTTCCAGTTGTTAAATAG